A region from the Rosa rugosa chromosome 6, drRosRugo1.1, whole genome shotgun sequence genome encodes:
- the LOC133717897 gene encoding uncharacterized protein LOC133717897, translated as MAILDNTTFEIITPSRFTTFSLRVAVLDSPPTHPESPECSSPNTASPTGYSPPTPAISSSSSGVSLKPLFLALSPKSKSCFKHGIPEIPILSYQDNLISSLVLEKCVGCLVGEMVVEDVEIDSGGEVSTREFRRRLRFRRMPNLIQTEVLRVFRLWVWKPMRRC; from the coding sequence ATGGCTATCCTCGATAATACCACTTTCGAAATCATAACCCCATCTCGCTTCACCACCTTCAGCCTCCGCGTCGCCGTTCTCGACTCGCCGCCGACCCACCCCGAGTCGCCGGAATGCTCGTCCCCAAACACCGCCAGTCCGACTGGATATTCTCCACCCACTCCGGCCATCTCCAGCTCCTCCTCAGGGGTGAGCTTGAAACCTCTCTTTCTTGCTTTATCTCCCAAGTCCAAGTCCTGCTTTAAACACGGCATTCCTGAGATACCCATTTTGAGTTACCAAGATAATTTGATTTCTAGTTTGGTTTTGGAAAAATGCGTTGGGTGTTTGGTTGGTGAAATGGTGGTGGAGGATGTGGAGATTGACTCTGGTGGTGAGGTTTCAACGAGGGAGTTCAGGAGGCGTTTGAGATTTAGAAGAATGCCCAATTTGATCCAGACGGAGGTGCTAAGGGTTTTCAGGTTGTGGGTGTGGAAGCCGATGAGGAGGTGCTAA
- the LOC133717896 gene encoding nardilysin-like isoform X2 codes for MPISDRFMVIKEDMERKLKNTNVKPLSHSAYLRVQVLFQRLYDVDEKLHILSGLSISDVKSFIPQLWSKVYIEGLCHGNLSEKEAVRLSDIFKTNFGVQPLPIELMRSEQCICLPPSANLIRDLQIERELRIESLRLRALIDLFNEIVEEPLFNQLRTKEQLGYTVHCGPWVTCNIFGFYFCVQSAEYNPIYLRDS; via the exons ATGCCAATTTCTGATCGTTTTATG GTTATTAAAGAAGATATGGAGCGAAAGTTAAAGAACACCAATGTGAAGCCTCTGAGTCACTCTGCATACTTGAGAGTGCAAGTTTTGTTCCAGAGATTGTATGATGTTGATGAGAAGTTGCACATTTTAAGTGGACTTTCTATTTCTGATGTGAAGTCATTTATTCCTCAGCTTTGGTCCAAG GTGTACATTGAAGGCCTCTGTCATGGAAATTTGTCAGAAAAAGAAGCAGTCAGGCTTTCAGATATATTTAAAACAAATTTTGGTGTACAACCACTTCCAATTGAACTGATGCGTAGTGAACAGTGTATTTGTCTTCCTCCTTCTGCTAACCTCATTAGAGAT CTTCAAATTGAGCGGGAATTGAGGATCGAGTCCCTCAGATTGAGAGCCCTGATAGATCTTTTCAATGAAATTGTGGAGGAACCACTTTTCAATCAGCTAAG GACGAAGGAGCAGCTTGGTTATACTGTTCATTGTGGCCCGTGGGTTACTTGCAATATATTTGGATTTTATTTTTGCGTTCAGTCAGCTGAGTACAACCCAATCTACTTGAGGGACAGTTGA
- the LOC133717896 gene encoding nardilysin-like isoform X1 → MPISDRFMVIKEDMERKLKNTNVKPLSHSAYLRVQVLFQRLYDVDEKLHILSGLSISDVKSFIPQLWSKVYIEGLCHGNLSEKEAVRLSDIFKTNFGVQPLPIELMRSEQCICLPPSANLIRDLQIERELRIESLRLRALIDLFNEIVEEPLFNQLRSGNRTKEQLGYTVHCGPWVTCNIFGFYFCVQSAEYNPIYLRDS, encoded by the exons ATGCCAATTTCTGATCGTTTTATG GTTATTAAAGAAGATATGGAGCGAAAGTTAAAGAACACCAATGTGAAGCCTCTGAGTCACTCTGCATACTTGAGAGTGCAAGTTTTGTTCCAGAGATTGTATGATGTTGATGAGAAGTTGCACATTTTAAGTGGACTTTCTATTTCTGATGTGAAGTCATTTATTCCTCAGCTTTGGTCCAAG GTGTACATTGAAGGCCTCTGTCATGGAAATTTGTCAGAAAAAGAAGCAGTCAGGCTTTCAGATATATTTAAAACAAATTTTGGTGTACAACCACTTCCAATTGAACTGATGCGTAGTGAACAGTGTATTTGTCTTCCTCCTTCTGCTAACCTCATTAGAGAT CTTCAAATTGAGCGGGAATTGAGGATCGAGTCCCTCAGATTGAGAGCCCTGATAGATCTTTTCAATGAAATTGTGGAGGAACCACTTTTCAATCAGCTAAG ATCTGGAAATAGGACGAAGGAGCAGCTTGGTTATACTGTTCATTGTGGCCCGTGGGTTACTTGCAATATATTTGGATTTTATTTTTGCGTTCAGTCAGCTGAGTACAACCCAATCTACTTGAGGGACAGTTGA